The following are encoded in a window of Harmonia axyridis chromosome 7, icHarAxyr1.1, whole genome shotgun sequence genomic DNA:
- the LOC123683788 gene encoding uncharacterized protein LOC123683788 has translation MIKCFEMAKRSGELLLNNKTSKKQKLEDHDETLWDDDLDDNCFDEIANKILEKDDIVQQSQQNSSTLLSYDSFKPNIPFASTQNFISTPHNVFKKPQPISNTEDVTMKLTYLQQKCEAKEGEVSILRAQIKKMKSDMVEDLSKKQKEYIEITNMKEKEIKSIKGQLDFKDLEIVNLKQKISEISRTNLSISSVYEHNKKQRIESPSRSNITHDDKEKTLKVVKETGKDVHTSILLEPEYIAHSKDLFDFFDSSTPEIHVVETRVTQFVKNTIPYLHNQLVQEELTIPPGPKLSACINNRNISLEDIYSEVFALFQSNVTDINAEDKKETINKLLSISIQLMKHFMQYLDQLENVYRTEDIEQLDRIFIQQNSKECDNAEKKHDINCEIGVRVGRTIKVVAALLPYNEYMKDLILFNQNCQENSSYREYLRDLKKKEFYFSLLNDIVRKIFILRKTEVCTTFLNSVAFLLLVVSRENLYHNIFSVFTSLFGSILFTRPPAVVIYKLLVVTKNCAKSKKFLDFLCMKPDGKKFTVDKKRKLNYFSEDTCKFTLFVSLLNNALQDIKEEELSLDITYNVLSFVENVFTSNPYWVHDQQKDKCICLEQLYQLIIEVLYWTLLRFKENKNNRQKNKYISIFKCGIRVFELLFFNSYDSIEKFIDSYSRYKEICKTFLEFEDDLNLTEEVHRLEKLCLFEDVPCVSSSSFELI, from the exons atgataaaatgttttgaaatggcaaAACGTTCTGGCGAACTACTACTTAACAATAAAACatcaaagaaacaaaaattagaAGATCACGATGAGACACTTTGGGATGACGATCTTGATGATAATTGTTTCGACGAAATAGCtaacaaaattttagaaaaa GATGATATCGTGCAGCAATCTCAACAAAACTCCTCCACCCTACTCAGCTATGATTCTTTCAAACCGAATATACCTTTTGCTTCcactcaaaattttatttcaacacCGCACAATGTATTTAAAAAACCACAACCAATTTCTAACACTGAAGATGTAACAATGAAATTAACATATCTACAACAAAAATGTGAAGCTAAAGAAGGAGAAGTGAGTATTCTTCGtgcacaaataaaaaaaatgaaatctgaTATGGTGGAAGATTTATCTAAAAAACAGAAGGAATATATAGAAATCACAAACATGaaagaaaaggaaataaaatcTATAAAAGGCCAGTTAGATTTCAAG gacTTGGAAATAGTTAACTTGAAGCAAaagatttcagaaatttctAGAACCAATCTTAGTATTTCCAGTGTTTATGAacataacaaaaaacaaagaatTGAAAG tcCATCAAGAAGCAATATAACACATGACGATAAggaaaaaacattgaaagtaGTAAAAGAAACAGGAAAAGATGTTCACACCAGTATATTATTAGAACCAG AGTATATTGCACACTCAAAAGATCTTTTCGATTTCTTTGATAGTTCTACCCCAGAAATTCATGTGGTAGAAACTAGGGTTACTCAATTTGTAAAAAATACTATACCATACCTGCATAATCAGCTCGTTCAAGAAGAATTAACAATTCCACCAGGACCTAAACTATCTGCTTGCATTAACAATAGGAACATTTCTTTGGAGGATATTTATTCTGAAGTATTTGCCTTATTTCAAAGTAATGTAACTGATATTAATGCAGAAGATAAAAAAGAAACCATCAATAAA TTACTAAGTATATCCATTCAACTTATGAAACATTTCATGCAATATTTGGATCAATTAGAAAACGTATATAGAACTGAGGATATCGAACAATTGGATAGGATATTTATACAGCAAAATTCCAAAGAATGTGATAATGCAGAAAAAAAGCATGACAT CAACTGTGAAATTGGAGTTAGAGTAGGTAGAACCATAAAAGTTGTGGCTGCATTATTACCTTATAATGAATATATGAAAGACCttattttatttaatcaaaattgTCAAGAGAATTCTTCATATCGTGAATATTTGagggatttgaagaaaaaggaaTTCTACTTTTCATTATTGAATGATATTgttagaaaaattttcattttg aGGAAGACAGAGGTATGCACTACTTTTTTGAATTCAGTTGCATTTTTATTACTGGTCGTTTCAAGGGAAAACTTGTATCATAACAT CTTTTCAGTTTTCACTTCTTTATTTGGATCTATATTGTTTACTAGACCACCAGCTGTTGTTATATATAAACTGTTGGTTGTCACGAAAAATTGTGCGAAATCCAAAAAATTCCTAGATTTTTTGTGCATGAAACCAGATGGTAAAAAGTTTACGGTGGATAAGAAACGAAAACTGAATTATTTCTCAGAAG ACACCTGCAAATTCACATTATTCGTTTCTCTCTTGAATAATGCACTGCAAGATATTAAGGAAGAAGAATTATCGTTGGATATCACATACAATGTATTATCATTCGTAGAAAATGTTTTCACCAGTAATCCATATTGGGTACACGATCAGCAAAAAGACAA ATGTATATGTTTGGAGCAATTGTATCAATTGATAATAGAGGTACTATACTGGACACTGTTGAGattcaaggaaaataaaaacaataggCAAAAAA ATAAATATATTTCCATATTCAAATGTGGAATTAGAGTTTTTGAATTACTATTCTTCAATTCATATGACTCAATAGAAAAGTTTATCGATAGTTATTCAAGATATAAAGAAATATGTAAAACgtttttagaatttgaagaTGACCTGAATTTGACTGAAGAAG TGCATAGGTTGGAAAAACTCTGTCTGTTCGAAGATGTTCCATGTGTATCTAGTTCCAGTTTTGAATTAATATAG